The following coding sequences are from one Amyelois transitella isolate CPQ chromosome 23, ilAmyTran1.1, whole genome shotgun sequence window:
- the LOC106130733 gene encoding zinc finger BED domain-containing protein 4-like isoform X2, with the protein MPPKSRFWEFFERLENNEARCRSCHKIIKTCGNTTNLKLHIEKLHSSLLGKNSNEENTVHKTGAKRSFKETFVKPVMPTASTSAEIIAPVSALHENSSVDSDCSFNASDISASSIRTKIFQPTVNQSFRSISEFSENGAKGIRLTNAILFMICKDSQPFQMVENEGFLNLMKAAAPLYKVPSRHTFKKMLENRYEVTQNLFKNKIKGLRSNITLTTDIWTDTMQTRSFLGVTIHFYDEERMAMASVTLGVYELAESHTAEYIGRMLLQTCHEWCIDPEKVSAVVTDGGANVVKAVDISFGKKCHIICFAHLINLVAQKSIAKTKELPELIGSVKRIVTWFKHSVVASDELRKHSDLKLIQEVSTRWNSTFYMVERFLELRPTINQIVNCHTSAPPMITAKGIEELTEIFEVLRPIEVATKEICGEDYVTSSKVIPITRMLNLKMSNIKTNSSMGQDLKQNIMTEISKRLLPSEHVQILALSTLLDPRFKNIHFQDRIACSKAVKLVKELLTTTTEAEVIEEVMSGSPDPTEEFNLWSEHYKLVNVKNSTPSPHDHEMPSELSYFLKNTVSDLKQDPIQVWNNVIGSTYPKLKIIALKYLSTIATSTPSERLFSKAGSTLYQQRNRLKGSSLSKLLFLQSIDKKYWNM; encoded by the coding sequence ATGCCGCCAAAAAGTCGCTTTTgggaattttttgaaagacttgaaaataatgaagccAGATGTCGGTCTTgccataaaatcataaaaacttGTGGCAATACCACAAATCTTAAGTTGCACATTGAAAAACTGCATAGTTCATTATTAGGAAAAAATAGCAACGAGGAGAACACAGTTCATAAAACAGGCGCCAAGAGATCATTTAAGGAGACATTCGTAAAACCTGTAATGCCAACTGCTTCTACTTCTGCTGAGATAATCGCACCTGTCTCTGCTTTACATGAAAATAGTTCAGTTGATTCTGATTGTAGTTTTAATGCAAGTGACATAAGTGCATCGTCTATTcgcacaaaaatatttcagccGACAGTAAATCAAAGTTTCAGGAGCATATCTGAATTTTCTGAAAATGGAGCTAAAGGAATTCGCCTTACAAATGCTATCTTGTTTATGATTTGCAAAGATTCACAGCCGTTCCAAATGGTTGAAAATGAAGGATTTCTAAACTTAATGAAAGCAGCTGCACCTCTGTATAAAGTCCCATCCAGGCATACTTTCAAGAAAATGCTAGAGAACCGATATGAAGTTACACagaatctttttaaaaataaaatcaaaggcCTACGTAGTAATATTACCCTGACAACCGACATATGGACGGATACCATGCAGACTAGGAGTTTTCTTGGTGTCACTATACACTTTTATGACGAAGAACGTATGGCAATGGCATCAGTCACTCTAGGAGTTTATGAGTTAGCCGAATCACATACTGCTGAATACATTGGAAGAATGCTGTTGCAGACATGTCATGAATGGTGTATAGATCCAGAAAAAGTATCCGCTGTGGTAACTGATGGAGGAGCAAATGTTGTTAAAGCTGTAGATATCTCATTTGGAAAAAAATGCCATATTATTTGCTTTGCTCACTTAATTAATTTGGTAGCTCAAAAATCAATCGCAAAAACAAAGGAATTGCCAGAATTAATTGGATCTGTCAAAAGGATTGTCACTTGGTTTAAGCATAGTGTAGTGGCGAGTGATGAATTACGAAAGCATTCTGatctaaaattaatacaagAAGTCAGCACTCGCTGGAATTCCACTTTTTATATGGTGGAAAGATTTTTAGAACTGCGACCAACAATTAATCAAATTGTTAATTGCCATACAAGTGCTCCTCCAATGATAACTGCAAAAGGTATTGAAGAGTTGACTGAAATTTTTGAAGTTTTACGCCCTATAGAAGTTGCTACTAAAGAAATCTGTGGAGAAGACTACGTTACCAGCAGCAAAGTTATTCCCATAACACGAATGCTAAACTTAAAAATGAGCAACATTAAAACAAACAGTTCTATGGGTCAGGATCTTAAGCAGAACATAATGACTGAAATCAGTAAACGCTTGTTACCCTCGGAACATGTTCAAATACTTGCTTTATCTACATTGCTAGACCCAAGGTTCAAAAATATTCACTTTCAAGACCGCATAGCATGTTCGAAAGCAGTCAAATTAGTCAAAGAATTACTAACTACTACAACGGAAGCAGAAGTAATTGAAGAAGTTATGAGTGGTTCGCCAGATCCAACAGAAGAATTTAATTTGTGGAGCGAACATTATAAACTTGTAAATGTCAAAAACTCTACGCCTTCCCCTCATGATCACGAAATGCCTTCCGAGTTAAGctactttttgaaaaatacagTATCTGATCTTAAACAAGATCCTATCCAAGTTTGGAATAATGTCATCGGTTCCACTTAcccgaaattaaaaataatagcgcTGAAATATTTGAGTACTATCGCGACATCAACGCCATCTGAAAGACTGTTTTCAAAAGCTGGCTCTACTCTTTATCAACAAAGAAATAGATTAAAAGGTTCttctttatcaaaattacTCTTCCTGCAgtcaattgataaaaaatattggaatatGTAA
- the LOC106130733 gene encoding zinc finger BED domain-containing protein 4-like isoform X1, with product MNTGTELKMPPKSRFWEFFERLENNEARCRSCHKIIKTCGNTTNLKLHIEKLHSSLLGKNSNEENTVHKTGAKRSFKETFVKPVMPTASTSAEIIAPVSALHENSSVDSDCSFNASDISASSIRTKIFQPTVNQSFRSISEFSENGAKGIRLTNAILFMICKDSQPFQMVENEGFLNLMKAAAPLYKVPSRHTFKKMLENRYEVTQNLFKNKIKGLRSNITLTTDIWTDTMQTRSFLGVTIHFYDEERMAMASVTLGVYELAESHTAEYIGRMLLQTCHEWCIDPEKVSAVVTDGGANVVKAVDISFGKKCHIICFAHLINLVAQKSIAKTKELPELIGSVKRIVTWFKHSVVASDELRKHSDLKLIQEVSTRWNSTFYMVERFLELRPTINQIVNCHTSAPPMITAKGIEELTEIFEVLRPIEVATKEICGEDYVTSSKVIPITRMLNLKMSNIKTNSSMGQDLKQNIMTEISKRLLPSEHVQILALSTLLDPRFKNIHFQDRIACSKAVKLVKELLTTTTEAEVIEEVMSGSPDPTEEFNLWSEHYKLVNVKNSTPSPHDHEMPSELSYFLKNTVSDLKQDPIQVWNNVIGSTYPKLKIIALKYLSTIATSTPSERLFSKAGSTLYQQRNRLKGSSLSKLLFLQSIDKKYWNM from the exons at GAATACAGGAACAGAATTAAAAATGCCGCCAAAAAGTCGCTTTTgggaattttttgaaagacttgaaaataatgaagccAGATGTCGGTCTTgccataaaatcataaaaacttGTGGCAATACCACAAATCTTAAGTTGCACATTGAAAAACTGCATAGTTCATTATTAGGAAAAAATAGCAACGAGGAGAACACAGTTCATAAAACAGGCGCCAAGAGATCATTTAAGGAGACATTCGTAAAACCTGTAATGCCAACTGCTTCTACTTCTGCTGAGATAATCGCACCTGTCTCTGCTTTACATGAAAATAGTTCAGTTGATTCTGATTGTAGTTTTAATGCAAGTGACATAAGTGCATCGTCTATTcgcacaaaaatatttcagccGACAGTAAATCAAAGTTTCAGGAGCATATCTGAATTTTCTGAAAATGGAGCTAAAGGAATTCGCCTTACAAATGCTATCTTGTTTATGATTTGCAAAGATTCACAGCCGTTCCAAATGGTTGAAAATGAAGGATTTCTAAACTTAATGAAAGCAGCTGCACCTCTGTATAAAGTCCCATCCAGGCATACTTTCAAGAAAATGCTAGAGAACCGATATGAAGTTACACagaatctttttaaaaataaaatcaaaggcCTACGTAGTAATATTACCCTGACAACCGACATATGGACGGATACCATGCAGACTAGGAGTTTTCTTGGTGTCACTATACACTTTTATGACGAAGAACGTATGGCAATGGCATCAGTCACTCTAGGAGTTTATGAGTTAGCCGAATCACATACTGCTGAATACATTGGAAGAATGCTGTTGCAGACATGTCATGAATGGTGTATAGATCCAGAAAAAGTATCCGCTGTGGTAACTGATGGAGGAGCAAATGTTGTTAAAGCTGTAGATATCTCATTTGGAAAAAAATGCCATATTATTTGCTTTGCTCACTTAATTAATTTGGTAGCTCAAAAATCAATCGCAAAAACAAAGGAATTGCCAGAATTAATTGGATCTGTCAAAAGGATTGTCACTTGGTTTAAGCATAGTGTAGTGGCGAGTGATGAATTACGAAAGCATTCTGatctaaaattaatacaagAAGTCAGCACTCGCTGGAATTCCACTTTTTATATGGTGGAAAGATTTTTAGAACTGCGACCAACAATTAATCAAATTGTTAATTGCCATACAAGTGCTCCTCCAATGATAACTGCAAAAGGTATTGAAGAGTTGACTGAAATTTTTGAAGTTTTACGCCCTATAGAAGTTGCTACTAAAGAAATCTGTGGAGAAGACTACGTTACCAGCAGCAAAGTTATTCCCATAACACGAATGCTAAACTTAAAAATGAGCAACATTAAAACAAACAGTTCTATGGGTCAGGATCTTAAGCAGAACATAATGACTGAAATCAGTAAACGCTTGTTACCCTCGGAACATGTTCAAATACTTGCTTTATCTACATTGCTAGACCCAAGGTTCAAAAATATTCACTTTCAAGACCGCATAGCATGTTCGAAAGCAGTCAAATTAGTCAAAGAATTACTAACTACTACAACGGAAGCAGAAGTAATTGAAGAAGTTATGAGTGGTTCGCCAGATCCAACAGAAGAATTTAATTTGTGGAGCGAACATTATAAACTTGTAAATGTCAAAAACTCTACGCCTTCCCCTCATGATCACGAAATGCCTTCCGAGTTAAGctactttttgaaaaatacagTATCTGATCTTAAACAAGATCCTATCCAAGTTTGGAATAATGTCATCGGTTCCACTTAcccgaaattaaaaataatagcgcTGAAATATTTGAGTACTATCGCGACATCAACGCCATCTGAAAGACTGTTTTCAAAAGCTGGCTCTACTCTTTATCAACAAAGAAATAGATTAAAAGGTTCttctttatcaaaattacTCTTCCTGCAgtcaattgataaaaaatattggaatatGTAA